A single Oryza brachyantha chromosome 8, ObraRS2, whole genome shotgun sequence DNA region contains:
- the LOC107304783 gene encoding FBD-associated F-box protein At5g60610-like, with product MAVSGSSSSSSPSSSSTKRLRLLAEEAPPPSLEGTTDKLMSLPKEILHIILARVPFERLVRFCCLSRAWRRRWESVPKLRVELPPRRSSARVLWRCAAPVRSFGSRFGHLLGTTTSRWLRALARKRVEELTLQFEETTWFLPKPAVVLGPAFFSCDALVHLHLQNCRMPPAQPGFTGFPKLASLTLSDVALLFKGGTVQLRHLIAAAPDLAVLKLKDVIARPSAEHDAIEEWVIQAPKLRNLSIDIFSLYRDNGCRIAQELPLLEEASISMDCLLGTQYFLDIFRQIAAVNTLWFDAQATMCTVNPLEGITWRFENLRKASLTVTFCRLSSFMVIISLLRCAPHIEDLTIKTRDTKYSPFEVEIDEDFLNSEIQDDLFSGLKCVSLSGVKYLSNHMCFMKFILSKAGSLQSFFVTFDYPERNIWYNKACKELAECQIASPQAIISWMLSYAADSTTDVSATDDDP from the exons ATGGCGGTCtcgggctcctcctcctcctcctccccctcgtcgtcgtccaccaAGCGCCTGCGACTGCTagcggaggaggcgccgccgccgtcgctggagGGGACGACGGACAAGCTGATGTCCCTCCCCAAGGAGATCCTCCACATTATCCTCGCGCGGGTCCCCTTCGAGAGGCTGGTCCGCTTCTGCTGCCTCTCCCGCGCGTGGCGCCGCAGATGGGAGTCCGTCCCCAAACTCCGCGTCGAGCTGCCCCCGCGgcgctcctccgcccgcgtcCTTTGGCGGTGCGCGGCGCCCGTCCGCAGCTTCGGCTCCCGCTTTGGCCACCTCCTCGGCACCACTACCTCCCGCTGGCTCCGCGCCCTGGCTCGCAAGCGCGTCGAGGAACTCACCCTCCAGTTCGAGGAAACCACCTGGTTCCTCCCCAAGCCAGCCGTCGTCCTCGGCCCCGCCTTCTTCTCCTGCGACGCGCtcgtccacctccacctccagaACTGCCGCATGCCGCCCGCGCAACCGGGATTCACGGGCTTCCCCAAACTCGCCTCGCTAACCCTCTCTGATGTCGCTCTCCTGTTCAAGGGCGGCACCGTGCAGCTCCGGCACCTGATCGCTGCAGCGCCAGACCTCGCTGTGCTTAAATTGAAGGACGTAATCGCCAGACCCTCGGCCGAGCACGACGCCATTGAAGAGTGGGTTATTCAGGCGCCCAAACTCAGAAATCTCTCGATCGACATCTTTTCTCTCTACCGAGACAACGGCTGCCGGATTGCGCAGGAACTCCCGTTGCTGGAGGAGGCGTCCATCTCAATGGATTGCCTCCTCGGGACACAGTACTTCCTCGATATTTTCCGACAAATTGCTGCCGTCAATACACTTTGGTTCGACGCACAGGCAACCATG TGTACTGTAAATCCATTGGAGGGGATTACATGGAGGTTTGAGAATCTGAGGAAGGCATCCCTGACCGTTACCTTTTGCAGACTCTCAAGCTTTATGGTGATAATTTCTTTACTGAGATGTGCTCCTCACATTGAAGACCTTACTATTAAG ACACGTGATACTAAATATTCCCCATTTGAAGTTGAAATTGATGAAGATTTTCTAAATTCGGAGATACAGGATGACTTGTTTTCAGGCCTCAAATGTGTGTCTCTGAGTGGTGTCAAGTACTTGTCAAATCATATGTGCTTTATGAAGTTTATACTGTCCAAAGCAGGATCGCTTCAATCATTTTTTGTCACTTTCGATTACCCTGAAAGAAACATCTGGTATAACAAAGCATGCAAAGAGTTAGCAGAATGCCAAATAGCATCGCCCCAAGCTATAATCAGTTGGATGTTGTCATACGCTGCTGATTCAACAACAGATGTGTCAGCAACGGATGATGACCCTTAA
- the LOC102701933 gene encoding FBD-associated F-box protein At2g26860-like, whose translation MAVSVPKRLRLLAEEAPPPSLEGTTDKLMSLPKEILDIILARVPFERLVRFCCLSRAWRRSWESVPKLRVELPPRRSSARVLWRCAAPVRSFGSRFGHLLGTTTSRWLRALARKRVEELTLQFEELAWFLPKPAVVLGPAFFSCDALVHLHLKNCRMPPAQPGFPGFPKLASLTLSDVALLFKCGAVQLQHLIAAAPDLAVLKLKDVIARPSAEHDAIEEWVIRAPKLRNLSIDIFSLYRDNGCRIAQELRLLEEASISIDCLVGTQDFLDIFRGIAAINTLWFDAEATMCTVNPLEDITWRFENLRKASLRVTFCRLPSFMAIVSLLRCAPHIEDLNIKTRDTKWSPNEVEIDEDFLNSEIQDDLISGLKCVSLSGAKYLSNQMCFMKFILSKAGSLQSFVVTFHYPERDIWYKKACKELAECQIASPQAIVRQNFTDDWIYPFADSTIDVSATDDDP comes from the exons ATGGCGGTCTCGGTCCCCAAGCGCCTGCGACTGCTagcggaggaggcgccgccgccgtcgctggagGGGACGACGGACAAGCTGATGTCCCTCCCCAAGGAGATCCTCGACATTATCCTTGCGCGGGTCCCATTCGAGAGGCTGGTCCGCTTCTGCTGCCTCTCCCGCGCGTGGCGCCGCAGCTGGGAGTCCGTCCCCAAACTCCGCGTCGAGCTGCCCCCGCGgcgctcctccgcccgcgtcCTTTGGCGGTGCGCGGCACCAGTCCGTAGCTTTGGCTCCCGCTTCGGCCACCTCCTCGGCACCACTACCTCCCGCTGGCTCCGCGCCCTGGCTCGCAAGCGCGTCGAGGAACTCACCCTCCAGTTCGAGGAACTCGCCTGGTTCCTCCCCAAGCCAGCCGTCGTCCTCGGCCCCGCCTTCTTCTCCTGCGACGCGCtcgtccacctccacctcaaGAACTGCCGCATGCCGCCCGCGCAACCGGGATTCCCGGGCTTCCCCAAACTCGCCTCGCTAACCCTCTCTGATGTCGCTCTCCTGTTCAAGTGCGGCGCCGTGCAGCTCCAGCACCTGATCGCTGCAGCGCCAGACCTCGCTGTGCTTAAATTGAAGGACGTAATCGCCAGACCCTCGGCCGAGCACGACGCCATTGAAGAGTGGGTTATTCGGGCGCCCAAACTCAGAAATCTCTCGATCGACATCTTTTCTCTCTACCGAGACAACGGCTGCCGGATTGCGCAGGAACTCCGGTTGCTGGAGGAGGCGTCCATCTCAATCGATTGCCTCGTCGGGACCCAGGACTTCCTCGATATTTTCCGAGGAATTGCTGCCATCAATACACTTTGGTTCGACGCGGAGGCAACCATG TGTACTGTAAATCCATTGGAGGATATTACATGGAGGTTTGAGAATCTGAGGAAGGCATCCCTGAGAGTTACCTTTTGCAGACTCCCAAGCTTTATGGCAATAGTTTCTTTACTGAGATGTGCTCCTCACATTGAAGACCTTAATATTAAg ACACGTGATACTAAATGGTCCCCAAATGAAGTTGAAATTGATGAAGATTTTCTAAATTCGGAGATACAGGATGACTTGATTTCAGGCCTCAAATGTGTGTCTCTGAGTGGTGCCAAGTACTTGTCAAATCAGATGTGCTTTATGAAGTTTATACTGTCTAAAGCAGGATCTCTTCAATCATTTGTTGTCACTTTCCACTACCCTGAAAGAGACATATGGTATAAAAAGGCATGCAAAGAGTTAGCAGAATGCCAAATAGCATCGCCCCAAGCTATAGTCAGACAAAATTTTACTGATGATTGGATCTATCCATTCGCTGATTCAACAATAGATGTGTCAGCAACGGACGATGACCCTTAA
- the LOC102702210 gene encoding FBD-associated F-box protein At2g26860-like, with protein sequence MAVSGSSSPSSPKRRRLLAEEAPPPPSQEGTTDKLMSLPNEILDIILARVPFERLVRFGCLSRAWRRRWESVPELRVELPPRLSSARALWRCAAPVRSFRGRFSHLLGTTTSRWLRALARKRVQELTLQFENIPWLLLPKRDVVLGPAFFSCDSLVHLHLQNCRMPPSQSGFPGFPKLASLTLVDVALLFKGGGVQLQHLIAAAPDLVVLKLEDVVAQASADRFAVEEFVIRAPKLRNLSLTFFSLCEDNGCRIAQELPLLEEASISIDCLVGSFGPQDFLDIFRPIAAVNTLWFDAKATSCTVNPLEGITWRFENLRKASLRVTFCRLPSFMAIVSLLRCAPHIEDLDIETCDTKRSTNEVEIDEDFLNSEIQDDLISGLKCVSLSGAKYLSNQMCFMKFILSKAGSLQSFVVTFDYPERSRRYKKACKELAECQIASPQVIVRQNFTDDKIQQQMCQQRMMTLK encoded by the exons ATGGCGGTCTcgggctcctcctcgccgtcgtcccccAAGCGCCGGCGACTGCtcgcggaggaggcgccgccgccgccgtcgcaggaGGGGACGACGGACAAGCTGATGTCCCTCCCCAACGAGATCCTCGACATTATTCTCGCGCGGGTCCCCTTCGAGAGGCTGGTCCGCTTCGGCTGCCTCTCCCGcgcgtggcgccgccgctgggaATCCGTCCCCGAACTCCGCGTCGAGCTGCCCCCGCGgctctcctccgcccgcgccctctGGCGGTGCGCGGCGCCGGTCCGCAGCTTCCGCGGCCGCTTCAGCCACCTCCTCGGCACCACTACCTCCCGCTGGCTCCGCGCCCTGGCTCGCAAGCGCGTCCAGGAGCTCACCCTCCAGTTTGAGAACATCCCCTGGTTACTACTCCCCAAGCGAGACGTCGTCCTCGGCCCCGCCTTCTTCTCCTGCGACTCGCTCGTTCATCTCCACCTCCAGAACTGCCGCATGCCGCCCTCGCAATCGGGATTCCCGGGCTTCCCCAAACTCGCCTCGCTAACCCTCGTTGATGTCGCTCTCCTGTtcaagggcggcggcgtgcagctCCAGCACCTGATCGCTGCGGCGCCAGACCTCGTTGTGCTTAAATTGGAGGACGTAGTCGCCCAAGCCTCGGCCGACCGCTTCGCCGTTGAAGAGTTTGTTATTCGGGCGCCCAAACTTAGAAATCTCTCGCTCACCTTCTTTTCTCTCTGCGAAGACAACGGCTGCCGGATTGCGCAGGAACTCCCGTTGCTGGAGGAGGCGTCCATCTCAATTGATTGCCTCGTCGGGAGTTTCGGTCCCCAGGACTTCCTCGATATTTTCAGACCAATTGCTGCTGTCAATACACTTTGGTTCGACGCAAAGGCAACCTCG TGTACTGTAAATCCATTGGAGGGGATTACATGGAGGTTTGAGAATCTGAGGAAGGCGTCCCTGAGAGTTACCTTTTGCAGACTCCCAAGCTTTATGGCGATAGTTTCTTTACTGAGATGTGCTCCTCACATTGAAGACCTTGATATTGAG ACATGTGATACTAAACGGTCCACAAATGAAGTTGAAATTGATGAAGATTTTCTAAATTCGGAGATACAGGATGACTTGATTTCAGGCCTCAAATGTGTGTCTCTGAGTGGTGCCAAGTACTTGTCAAATCAGATGTGCTTTATGAAGTTTATACTGTCCAAAGCAGGATCTCTTCAATCATTTGTTGTCACTTTCGACTACCCTGAAAGAAGCAGACGGTATAAAAAGGCATGTAAAGAGTTAGCAGAATGCCAAATAGCATCGCCCCAAGTTATAGTCAGACAAAATTTTACTGATGACAAAATTCAGCAACAGATGTGTCAGCAACGGATGATGACCCttaagtaa